From a region of the Nitrospira sp. genome:
- a CDS encoding response regulator transcription factor gives MTIHCQRINIAIVHRDGLYRDSLQHCLAHAEPISIVHSAAVLDQRTWDTVVARRPDLLILEFGLCRCHGPVQSGKGMCASLLGVRTIVIGVPDKEEDILACIEGVGAAGYLSLDATLEDLIQNIRAVVKGETLCSPRVASLTFERVSVLARQVDAAQTSTQVGMGLTRREGEIVRLIEDGLSNKEIAVRLHIEVSTVKNHVHNILDKLQLHNRHSAVSYIKEQGATVPRF, from the coding sequence GTGACGATCCACTGCCAACGTATCAACATTGCCATTGTCCATCGGGATGGCTTGTATCGAGACAGTTTGCAACATTGTCTAGCGCATGCCGAACCCATTTCGATCGTGCATAGTGCAGCTGTGCTCGATCAAAGAACCTGGGATACGGTTGTCGCTCGCAGACCAGATCTTCTCATCCTCGAATTCGGCTTATGTCGATGTCATGGGCCGGTTCAGTCAGGAAAAGGGATGTGTGCATCTTTACTGGGGGTTAGGACGATCGTGATAGGAGTACCAGACAAGGAGGAAGATATTCTTGCCTGCATCGAAGGAGTGGGGGCAGCTGGGTATTTATCGCTGGATGCCACTCTTGAAGATCTGATCCAGAACATCCGAGCCGTCGTGAAGGGGGAAACGCTGTGCTCTCCACGGGTTGCAAGTCTGACGTTCGAACGTGTTTCAGTCTTGGCCCGCCAAGTGGATGCGGCTCAGACTTCGACTCAGGTTGGAATGGGCCTCACACGACGTGAAGGGGAGATTGTACGGTTGATAGAAGATGGTTTGAGCAACAAGGAAATTGCTGTGCGACTCCATATCGAAGTCTCGACAGTTAAGAACCATGTCCATAACATCCTCGATAAGCTGCAGTTGCACAATCGACATTCCGCGGTGAGCTATATCAAAGAACAAGGTGCCACTGTACCTCGGTTTTGA
- a CDS encoding MBL fold metallo-hydrolase: protein MADSTKRLDSNVAGNFFVDATCINCDTCRQLAPLSFEEIGDYSAVKRQPEGDQQVHQAYQALLACPVGSIGTEHKDKACLQTAMASFPLQIENGVSYCGFNSEKSFGANSFFIEHQDGNWLIDSPRYIKHLIEAFERRGGIAHIFLTHKDDVADADKYAAHFGAKRIIHRADADAAPAAERLIGGEEPVRVGAEFQIIPVPGHTAGSMALLYRERFLFTGDHLWWNPHSKSLEAPTRLIWRRWTLIESIRKLLDYQFEWILAGHGDRVHLASIDIRAQLQALVDRREKGRVLR from the coding sequence ATGGCGGACTCGACAAAACGACTCGATTCCAATGTCGCCGGCAATTTTTTTGTTGATGCGACCTGTATCAATTGCGACACCTGTCGCCAGTTGGCGCCGCTGAGCTTCGAAGAAATCGGGGACTATTCAGCCGTCAAGCGGCAACCGGAGGGTGATCAGCAAGTTCATCAGGCCTACCAGGCGTTGCTCGCTTGTCCGGTCGGCTCAATCGGTACCGAACACAAGGACAAGGCATGCTTGCAAACCGCCATGGCGAGCTTTCCCCTCCAGATTGAGAATGGGGTGAGTTATTGCGGTTTCAATTCGGAGAAATCGTTCGGAGCGAATAGTTTTTTCATTGAACATCAGGACGGCAACTGGCTGATCGACTCTCCGCGGTACATCAAGCATCTCATTGAGGCCTTTGAGCGGCGAGGAGGGATCGCCCATATCTTTCTGACCCACAAGGATGACGTGGCGGATGCGGATAAGTATGCGGCGCACTTCGGCGCGAAGCGGATCATTCATCGGGCGGATGCGGATGCCGCTCCGGCTGCAGAACGGCTGATTGGAGGGGAGGAGCCGGTTCGAGTTGGAGCAGAGTTTCAAATCATTCCCGTGCCGGGCCATACGGCCGGGAGTATGGCGCTGCTGTATCGGGAGCGCTTTCTCTTCACCGGCGATCATCTGTGGTGGAATCCACACAGCAAATCGTTGGAAGCTCCTACCCGTCTCATTTGGAGAAGATGGACCTTGATTGAGTCCATCCGGAAACTTCTCGACTACCAGTTTGAATGGATATTGGCCGGACACGGCGATCGAGTGCATCTCGCGTCGATCGACATACGAGCACAGCTGCAGGCATTGGTCGATCGGCGCGAAAAGGGCCGTGTCTTGCGCTAG
- a CDS encoding IS5 family transposase (programmed frameshift) encodes MRRYGLRDDQWEKIEHLLPGREETVGVTAKDNRLFVEAVLYRYRAGIPWRDLPERFGDFRVIHTRHTRWSRRGVWKRVFERLADDPDNEYAMIDSTIVRAHQHSAGAKGGTAQEAIGRSKGGLTTKIHATCDALGNPTGFHLTPGQAHDLEGADVLLPGIDADTIIADKAFDADERVIQPLQRAGKVVVIPPKANRTTPREYDQDLYRARHLIENFFARLKQFRAIATRYDKRAANFLGAIYLAASMTWLN; translated from the exons GTGAGACGGTATGGATTGCGTGATGACCAATGGGAGAAGATCGAGCATCTGCTGCCTGGTCGTGAAGAGACGGTGGGCGTGACGGCGAAGGACAACCGGCTGTTTGTGGAAGCGGTGTTGTACCGGTATCGCGCGGGGATCCCGTGGCGGGATCTGCCGGAGCGGTTCGGAGATTTCCGAGTGATCCACACACGCCATACGCGCTGGAGTCGACGCGGCGTCTGGAAGCGGGTGTTTGAACGTCTTGCTGACGATCCTGACAACGAATACGCGATGATCGATTCCACCATCGTTCGTGCCCACCAGCACAGCGCTGGTGCAAAAGGGGGCACC GCGCAGGAAGCCATCGGACGCAGCAAGGGTGGCCTGACCACCAAAATCCACGCCACCTGTGATGCGTTGGGTAACCCAACGGGGTTTCATCTCACCCCAGGGCAGGCGCATGACCTGGAGGGCGCCGATGTCTTGCTACCCGGCATTGACGCGGATACCATCATTGCCGATAAGGCCTTTGATGCCGATGAACGGGTGATCCAGCCGCTGCAACGAGCGGGCAAGGTCGTGGTCATTCCCCCCAAAGCCAACAGAACCACCCCCCGCGAATACGATCAAGACCTCTACCGAGCCCGGCATCTGATTGAGAACTTCTTCGCCAGACTCAAGCAATTCCGCGCCATCGCCACCCGCTACGACAAACGCGCCGCCAATTTCCTCGGTGCCATCTATCTCGCTGCTTCAATGACATGGCTTAATTGA
- a CDS encoding addiction module protein, translating to MGLRYTPCMPFNMPLKEMTLQVKLAAMESLWEDLARTPEAIESPVWHKDILDERRQRLAEGQSRFIDWETAKADVRKKLS from the coding sequence ATGGGGCTAAGGTATACTCCCTGTATGCCGTTCAACATGCCTCTCAAAGAGATGACCCTTCAAGTGAAGCTTGCTGCGATGGAGTCTCTATGGGAAGACCTCGCCCGTACCCCAGAGGCTATTGAGTCCCCTGTCTGGCACAAGGACATCCTCGATGAACGCCGCCAGCGGCTCGCCGAGGGACAATCTCGATTTATCGATTGGGAGACAGCCAAAGCGGACGTGCGCAAGAAGCTGTCGTGA
- a CDS encoding calcium-binding protein — protein sequence MRAKQPRRDEQREERIGMEIIVEAYGAEEQAMGWYYYLENRLRFPFKATCIKKRPISPLKVEDQVEVTGMPSEEECEKEMFVTIRWGKDDLAVPLAQLKPIKNTDAQTRDAIDDWHYWVGMGYQFG from the coding sequence ATGCGAGCAAAGCAGCCTCGGCGCGATGAACAGCGCGAGGAGCGCATCGGGATGGAAATCATCGTTGAGGCCTACGGCGCAGAGGAACAGGCCATGGGTTGGTACTACTATCTGGAGAATCGACTCCGGTTCCCCTTCAAGGCCACATGCATCAAGAAACGTCCAATCTCGCCACTCAAAGTCGAGGATCAAGTTGAAGTCACGGGCATGCCTTCGGAGGAAGAATGCGAAAAAGAAATGTTCGTTACTATCCGCTGGGGCAAGGACGACCTCGCCGTACCGTTGGCTCAGTTGAAACCAATCAAGAACACAGATGCACAGACACGAGACGCAATTGATGACTGGCACTACTGGGTTGGCATGGGCTACCAGTTTGGCTGA
- a CDS encoding DNA-3-methyladenine glycosylase 2 family protein: MRRLIEEIGPFSLKPKGRRSPFESLARAIAYQQLHDKAAESILKRFIALFPGRRFPRPDELLAMHMRSVRNAGFSRPKMMALRDLAAKTLDGTVPTNRMIGQLADETIIRRLIEVRGIGRWTVEMLLIFQLGRPDVLPVDDFGLRNGFRIAYRRPTMPTPRQLLQYGERWKPYRTTASWYLWRAADRAKAGS; the protein is encoded by the coding sequence ATGCGTCGGTTGATCGAGGAGATTGGCCCTTTTTCACTCAAGCCGAAAGGTCGCCGTTCGCCGTTCGAATCGCTTGCCCGCGCGATCGCGTACCAACAGCTTCACGACAAAGCCGCGGAGAGCATTCTCAAGCGATTCATCGCGCTCTTTCCCGGTCGGAGATTTCCTCGTCCGGATGAGCTGCTCGCCATGCATATGAGATCGGTCAGAAATGCGGGCTTCTCGCGACCGAAGATGATGGCGCTTCGTGATCTGGCTGCAAAGACCCTCGATGGGACAGTGCCGACAAACCGTATGATCGGGCAATTGGCTGATGAGACGATTATCCGGCGGCTGATCGAAGTCCGAGGCATCGGACGATGGACGGTCGAAATGCTGCTGATCTTTCAGTTGGGGCGTCCTGATGTGTTGCCGGTCGATGATTTCGGCCTGCGCAATGGTTTCCGCATAGCCTACCGACGGCCCACCATGCCCACGCCAAGACAGCTGTTACAATATGGCGAGCGATGGAAGCCCTATCGAACGACGGCCTCCTGGTACCTCTGGCGCGCCGCGGACCGAGCAAAGGCGGGATCGTGA
- a CDS encoding RidA family protein, translating to MRQHISTGGPWESKIGYSRAVRVGAHVSVSGSTAMTPSGLVGKGDPYTQTIQALKTIETALQQAGTSLADVVRTRIYLTNIDQWQEVGRAHGEIFGTIRPATTMVEVNRLIDPDLLVEIEADAVIG from the coding sequence ATGCGACAGCATATTTCGACCGGAGGTCCCTGGGAGAGCAAGATCGGCTATTCGCGTGCGGTGCGCGTGGGTGCTCACGTGTCGGTATCCGGGTCGACGGCAATGACCCCCTCAGGTCTGGTCGGCAAAGGGGACCCCTATACACAAACGATTCAAGCATTGAAAACGATCGAAACGGCCCTTCAACAGGCCGGCACCTCCTTGGCCGACGTGGTGCGGACCAGGATCTACCTCACGAACATCGACCAGTGGCAGGAGGTCGGCCGGGCGCATGGCGAGATCTTTGGAACGATCAGGCCGGCGACAACGATGGTCGAAGTAAATCGGCTGATCGATCCTGATCTGCTCGTGGAAATCGAAGCTGATGCCGTCATCGGGTAG
- a CDS encoding NmrA/HSCARG family protein produces MADRKIIAVVGATGMQGGGLVRAIMSDPDKTFLARALTRDVNSDKAKALVKLGAEVVPADLDDATGLKRAFAGAYGVFCLTNFWEHFSPEKEYAQAKSQAEAAKEAAVRHVIWSTLEDTRKWVPLSDNRMPTLMGGYKVPHFDAKGEADREFSKLGLPVTFLLASFYWDNLIFFGMGPKKGPDGTLLFTMPMGDKKLPGIAVEDIGKCAFGIFKRGQECIGKTVGIAGEHLTGQEMAAAMTKVLGQPVRYNAVTPEQYRAFGFKGADDLGNMFQFKRDFNEAFCGVRNPAVARSLNPALQTFDAWLTQNKSRIPLA; encoded by the coding sequence ATGGCCGACAGAAAAATCATCGCCGTCGTGGGTGCAACCGGTATGCAGGGCGGCGGGCTTGTGCGGGCAATCATGAGCGATCCGGACAAGACCTTTCTCGCCCGTGCATTGACGAGGGATGTGAATTCGGACAAAGCCAAGGCTCTCGTCAAGCTTGGCGCTGAAGTAGTACCCGCCGATCTGGACGACGCGACCGGCCTGAAGCGCGCCTTCGCGGGCGCCTACGGCGTTTTTTGCCTGACCAATTTCTGGGAACATTTTTCTCCGGAAAAAGAATATGCGCAGGCGAAAAGCCAAGCGGAAGCGGCGAAAGAAGCGGCTGTGCGGCACGTGATCTGGTCGACGTTGGAAGATACACGCAAATGGGTGCCGCTGTCGGACAACCGTATGCCGACGTTAATGGGAGGATATAAGGTCCCGCATTTCGACGCCAAAGGTGAAGCAGATCGGGAGTTCAGCAAATTGGGCCTTCCTGTGACCTTTCTGCTGGCCTCCTTTTATTGGGACAATTTGATCTTCTTCGGTATGGGGCCAAAGAAGGGGCCGGACGGCACCCTCCTGTTCACCATGCCGATGGGAGACAAAAAGCTTCCTGGGATTGCGGTCGAGGACATCGGAAAGTGCGCCTTTGGAATTTTCAAGAGAGGGCAAGAGTGCATCGGAAAGACAGTCGGGATTGCCGGCGAACATTTGACCGGCCAAGAAATGGCGGCGGCGATGACCAAGGTCTTGGGGCAACCAGTGCGGTACAATGCGGTGACGCCGGAACAGTATCGAGCCTTCGGGTTCAAGGGCGCCGACGACCTCGGCAACATGTTTCAGTTCAAGCGCGATTTCAATGAGGCATTCTGTGGGGTACGCAACCCTGCCGTCGCGAGGAGCTTGAATCCGGCATTGCAGACGTTCGACGCCTGGCTGACACAGAACAAAAGCCGTATTCCGCTGGCTTAA
- a CDS encoding glucose 1-dehydrogenase has translation MKSLSGKVAIVTGASNGIGRAIAERLAEEGAIVVVNYSKSAEKAQQVVAVIQAKGGKALAVQADMSQVAGARRLVADTVKQFNRLDILVNNAGKFMPKPLEETTEEDFDGVIALNAKGPYFAMQEAARALKDGGRIVNISTGGTHQRFPGATAYLGSKAALEQYTKGLAQELAPRGITVNTVSPGFTETGMMTEEYRQMGIELSPMKRLGVPKDIADVVAFIVSEEARWLTGQTIQAGGGIVM, from the coding sequence ATGAAATCATTGAGCGGGAAAGTGGCGATTGTGACCGGAGCCTCCAACGGAATCGGTCGGGCGATTGCGGAGCGATTGGCCGAGGAAGGCGCGATTGTCGTGGTGAACTATTCGAAGAGTGCGGAGAAAGCTCAGCAGGTCGTTGCGGTGATACAAGCCAAAGGCGGCAAGGCACTCGCGGTCCAAGCCGATATGAGCCAGGTGGCGGGCGCGCGCCGGCTCGTAGCCGATACGGTCAAACAATTCAACCGACTGGATATTCTCGTGAACAACGCGGGCAAGTTTATGCCGAAGCCGCTTGAGGAAACGACGGAGGAAGACTTTGACGGCGTGATCGCGCTGAATGCCAAGGGACCGTACTTTGCCATGCAGGAAGCGGCCAGAGCGCTGAAGGACGGGGGACGTATCGTGAATATCTCAACCGGTGGGACGCATCAGCGCTTTCCCGGAGCTACGGCCTATCTCGGGAGCAAAGCGGCGCTCGAACAATACACCAAAGGGCTGGCGCAAGAACTGGCTCCAAGGGGGATCACGGTGAATACGGTCTCGCCGGGTTTCACCGAGACCGGGATGATGACGGAAGAGTATCGGCAGATGGGCATTGAGCTCTCGCCTATGAAGCGGCTCGGTGTGCCAAAGGATATTGCCGACGTGGTGGCGTTCATCGTGAGCGAGGAGGCTCGATGGCTCACAGGGCAGACGATCCAGGCCGGTGGTGGGATCGTCATGTGA
- a CDS encoding nitroreductase family protein, translated as MEKPAPKQCPIHELLARRWSPRAFDERPIVTDLLRTLFEAARWAPSSNNEQPWRFIVASKHDHETEWKRLFDCLAEGNRRWAFRAPVLILSVACMNFEDDGNPNRHAFHDTGLAAENLVLQATAGGLAAHQMAGFDVEKARIDLRIPSGFEPVAMIAVGYPGDPAVLPERLRERELRPRIRRPIQEWTFLGQWGNPIA; from the coding sequence ATGGAGAAGCCCGCGCCCAAGCAGTGTCCTATCCATGAGTTGCTCGCTCGTCGTTGGAGTCCGCGCGCCTTCGATGAGCGACCGATAGTGACCGATCTTTTACGAACTCTTTTCGAAGCGGCTCGATGGGCGCCTTCGTCGAATAACGAGCAGCCCTGGCGATTTATCGTGGCGAGCAAGCACGACCACGAAACCGAATGGAAGCGGCTGTTCGATTGTCTGGCTGAGGGGAACCGGAGATGGGCTTTCCGCGCGCCGGTGCTGATCCTCTCGGTCGCCTGCATGAATTTCGAGGATGACGGCAATCCGAACCGACATGCCTTTCACGATACGGGATTGGCGGCGGAGAATCTCGTTTTGCAGGCAACGGCCGGCGGCTTGGCCGCTCATCAGATGGCAGGTTTCGACGTGGAGAAGGCGCGGATCGATCTCAGGATTCCTTCGGGCTTCGAACCGGTTGCGATGATCGCCGTCGGCTACCCAGGTGATCCAGCTGTGCTTCCAGAGCGGCTGCGAGAGCGGGAGCTTCGACCAAGGATTCGTAGGCCGATTCAAGAATGGACATTTTTAGGACAATGGGGGAATCCCATCGCATAA
- a CDS encoding efflux transporter outer membrane subunit has protein sequence MRTILAIGLACLLLSCAMGPDYTRPKADTEDSFRMAEGPSDLPSMANLPWWELLRDEQLQRLIRAALENNWDLQRAVATIDEFRARALIARTDFLPQITAAANMPAVRHTAFLFPGFPNPFNYYFSGTAALEVDLWGRLRRSNEAARADLLSKEENRRAVTIQLVSTVAEAYFNLLQFDLQLEIAKRTLQSWEESVRIAQARLRQGMTSKLDADQFEAERANAAARTAELQRRMVQTENELSVLLGRKPFSMARGRSLDEQALPPNVPAGLPSELLQRRPDLQVAERQLAAANARIGVAKAERFPKITLTAMAGMAHPELSLLFTDPSSFGVFGAGLAAPIFNAQILGFQQEAAEAQNKEVLAQYQQTVLTAFREVEDSLIAVRTARSQGESQQQQVTALQSALKLAELRYRGGLANYLDVLVARRNLFEAELALTGTRRLLLSSIVQLYRALGGGWSPDSQPAEEPSKDSGHGEARAQAVSYP, from the coding sequence ATGCGTACAATCTTGGCCATCGGACTTGCGTGTCTTCTTCTATCCTGCGCCATGGGCCCTGATTACACCAGGCCCAAGGCCGACACAGAGGATTCTTTCCGCATGGCGGAAGGTCCGTCGGACCTGCCCTCAATGGCTAATCTGCCGTGGTGGGAGCTTCTGCGTGATGAGCAGCTGCAGCGGCTCATTCGGGCGGCTCTTGAGAACAATTGGGATCTCCAGCGGGCGGTTGCGACCATCGATGAGTTTCGAGCAAGGGCCCTGATCGCCCGAACCGACTTTTTGCCGCAGATCACGGCTGCAGCGAACATGCCGGCCGTCCGCCACACCGCGTTCTTGTTTCCCGGCTTTCCCAATCCGTTCAACTATTATTTCTCAGGCACCGCGGCATTGGAGGTGGATCTGTGGGGTCGCCTCAGACGATCCAACGAGGCGGCGCGCGCTGACCTGTTGTCCAAGGAAGAGAACCGCCGTGCGGTGACGATTCAACTGGTCAGCACAGTGGCCGAAGCGTACTTCAATCTTCTCCAGTTCGACCTCCAGCTCGAGATCGCAAAGCGAACGCTGCAATCGTGGGAAGAGTCCGTGCGGATCGCCCAAGCACGGTTGCGCCAGGGGATGACTTCCAAACTGGACGCAGATCAGTTTGAAGCGGAACGAGCCAATGCGGCGGCTCGTACGGCGGAACTCCAACGACGGATGGTTCAAACGGAGAACGAGTTGAGCGTGCTCCTGGGCCGCAAACCCTTCAGCATGGCCCGCGGGCGTTCATTGGACGAGCAAGCACTGCCCCCGAACGTTCCCGCTGGTTTGCCGTCCGAGCTGTTGCAACGGCGGCCGGATTTGCAGGTCGCGGAACGACAGTTGGCTGCCGCCAACGCCCGTATCGGGGTCGCGAAGGCGGAACGATTCCCTAAAATCACGTTGACCGCAATGGCCGGCATGGCGCACCCCGAACTTTCCTTGCTCTTCACAGATCCCTCCTCCTTCGGCGTGTTCGGCGCCGGTTTAGCGGCTCCTATCTTTAATGCTCAAATACTGGGATTCCAGCAGGAAGCGGCGGAGGCTCAAAACAAGGAAGTATTGGCACAGTATCAACAGACGGTACTGACGGCCTTTCGCGAAGTCGAGGATTCGCTCATCGCCGTTCGGACGGCACGCAGTCAAGGCGAGTCCCAGCAGCAACAGGTCACGGCGCTGCAGTCGGCGTTGAAACTCGCCGAACTTCGCTATAGAGGAGGCCTGGCCAACTACCTTGACGTCCTCGTCGCGCGGAGAAATCTGTTCGAGGCGGAGCTGGCCTTGACCGGTACGCGACGGTTGCTTCTCTCCTCAATTGTGCAACTATACAGAGCACTCGGAGGCGGGTGGTCTCCCGATAGCCAACCGGCCGAGGAGCCAAGCAAGGATAGCGGCCATGGAGAAGCCCGCGCCCAAGCAGTGTCCTATCCATGA